CCAGGGACTGCGCCATGACGACCGGCCCGCGCAGCCGGACGATTTGCGTGGAGCCGAGCTTGAGCCTGCGCGTGGCCAGGCCGATCGCCGCCAGCGACGTCACCGAGTCCCGCATGAGCTCGATGGTCTCCGAGAAGAAGGCCATCTCGAAGCCGCGCTCTTCCGCCTGCCGCATGACGTCGGCCATTTCCCGCACGTCGGTGAACTTTCCGTAACCCAGCGCGTATCCGACTCTGGCCATTCGCTTCTCCTTCTCGACGGACGATAGCTCGAAGCTTAGCCGAGCGACCGGGCAGCGTCAAACCGCGGCGGGCGGCCGGGCCGGCGGACGGAGCGGCTCATCGGTAAAGCTGCTTGTAGAAGCCCGAAGCCTCCAGCTCCTTGACGAACCGGTCGTCGTAGAAGCTCTCCGGCTTCGCGCTCTTCGCCCTCGGGTTGCGCGGCGCGATCTGATTCAGCACCTCCTGCACGCCTTCGCGGGTGTTGTAGGGGATGCGCTCGACGTAATCCAGCGCATACTGATAGACCGCGTCGACCACCTTCGGATCGGTGGCGCGGGCGAAACGGCGGATCGCCCTCCGGCTCAGCTCGGGATCGGAGAACAGCCGCGCCACTCCTTCCGAGTAGGCTTTCATGAAACGGCGGATCAGGTCCTCGTTGGCCTGGATGAAGGAGCGGCGCGCCATCCAGGCGTCGTGCGGGAAGTAGATGCCGGCCTTGCCCATGTTCAGCAGCACGCGCGCGCCCGCCTCCTGTGCCCGCAGATTCGCCGGACTGGAGAAAGGCGCCGCGACGATCGCCCGCGTCTTCAGAGCCGCGGCGGCCGCGAAGAGGTCTCCCATCTGGATCAGCGTCACGTCCCGGTTCGGATCGAGGCCGTGCCGGTGCAGCACGTAGCGGATCGTGAAGTCGGTCGACGAGCCGAAGCGGGTCACCCCGACCGCCTTGCCGCGCAGGTCCTCGATGCTCTTGATCTCCGGCAGCGCCATGATGTAGAAAGCCGGCACCTTCGCCAGCGCTCCGATCATCACCACGTCCGCTCCCGCCAGCGCGGCGTCGACCGCCGCGTTGCCCGCCGCCGCGGCGAGCGGGAGATCGCCCCCGAGCATCGCCTGAACCATCTTCGATCCGGAAGTGATCAGGATCAGCCGCGGATCGATCCCGTGCTTGGCGAGAATGCCGCCTTCTTCAGCGACCCACAACCCGGCCTTGATGCCGGTGATCGCCGTGTAGCCGATCGCCAACGTCTCCGCCGCCGGCCTTCCCGGTACCGAGAGCATAGCTACGAGGAGCAGGAGCGTGCACGCTCTTTTCGCCATACGCCGGAGCCTCCTTGACAGTTTTCTGGTTCCCGGTTCCGGGCTTCCTCTCGTCCCGGTCTTCGGTCGCCCGTCCGTTTTTCCGTAAAGGAGTACTACACACCCGCCCGCGCACGGTGTCAAACGGTCGGTTGTGCCGCCCTCAGCCCGCCCGTCGGGCGGCGCGGGCGCGATACGCCGCGGCGAGGGCGTCGAGATGGCGCTCGAGCTGCTCGTAGCCCGCGTCGCGCGGCAGCTCTTTCAAGCCTGCGATCAGCTCTTTCAAGCTCTCCGTTTCGCGGTACAGCCCGGCGATGCGGTCGTAGTAAAGATAGTACGCGAGGTCGTGGCTGAGCTTCGCCTCGACGGCGGTTTCGGCGTGCTGGTCCCGCAGCTCGCGCCAGAAGCGTACCCGGTAGACCGGAAGCGCCTCGACCAGTCCGAGCAGCCGCGTCTTGACCCGCTCCGGGTCGTCCTCCTGCACCCCGCGCACGACCTCAGCCGCGAGCAGGTTCAGCTCCCGCGACAGCCGCCTGTCTTCCTCCACCGCCGCCACCGCCCGCCGGGCGTTTACTTCGTCTCCGAGGCTGCGGAAGAACTCCACCGCTGCAAGCGCCGCCAGTGGCGTAACGACCGCCTCCTCGATCTCCCACGGGAGGTCGAAGTTGGCGTCACCGTGAAGGTCCTCGTGCAACACGACCACCACGCGCCGGAGCAGGCCCTCGCGCGCGAAGGCCGACGTCGCGCGCGAGCGGGCGTCGGCGAACTCGTTCCCCTGCCGGTAGTAGACGCTGTAACGGTCAACGCGGTAGACCTGCTCGAGCCGGCGAGCCTGCGGCGGCCCGGAAAGCGCGATCGCCAGGCGAACGTCGACCGGCCGCCGGACCGCGATCGTTCCGGCGCGCTGCAGCCAGAACCAGACGATCGAAGGCGCGTCGGCGTCGTCGGCGGCGCGGCGCAGCGCATCCGTCGGCACGATGCCGATACTCCGCGCGAAAGTTTTGACCTCCTCCGCCATGCGCACCGTCCCGCGCAGGCCGGCGTATCGTTCAGGGGAAAGATCCAGGGCTGCGCACGACGCAAGCCACAGAGCGGCCCCCAGGCAGCCGAGTCCTCGCCCGGCGGCCTTCGAGCGGAAAGACGACCCGAAAAGGCGGCTCACGCGGCCCCCCTAGGCGGCGAAGAGCGAGGCGATCGGCACGCTCCGCGGGATGGCGCCGGTTGCGACGAGCATCTCCATCTCCGCCTGGAAGATCTGTTGCTCCTCGTCGGTCCAGGTGAACTCGATCCGGGGGTAGCGCGCCGAGGCGAGCAGGGCGTCCCGGTCGCCGCCGTAGCGGCGCACGAAGGCTTCCCCGATCTCCTCGAGATGGCGCTCGCTGTAGGCGAACGAGTCGCGAAACGCCCGAAGCACCGATTCCTTCGATTCCGGATGGCGGGCGAGCCACTCTTCGCGCACGGCCACCATATGCTTGATCATCTGTTCGAAGCCGGTCAGGCGCATCCACGCCTCGCCGTCCGTGTAGAGGCAGCGGACGTCCGGCGCCGATTCGCCGCGAAAGAAAAATTGATCCAGGAGCACCACCGCGTCGACACGCCCGCTCCGCAGCGCCTCGAGCAGCTCTTCCTGGGGCCGGGCTTCCCAGCGCAGGGTCGCGTCGTCGACGCCCCACGCGCGCCGCAGCAGATAACGATGGATCGCATGCGGGCCCTGGTGCGTCGCGATGAGGGCGCCCGCGAGGTCCTGCGGCTTGCGGATCGGACCGTCGCGGCGCACGAAAACGCCGTTGCCCTTGAGCGTCGATTTCCACTCGGTCGCAAGCCCGACGATCGGGGCGCCTTCGAGCTTTCGCCGGAGAAAATTGGCGACGTAGAGATTGGCGACATGGACGTCGCCCCGAATCAACGCTTCCTCGAGGGCGCGGCTCGGAGGATCCGGTACTTCGACCACCTCGATGCGCAGCCCCGGCGGGCGGACTTTCCCGGCCGCCAGCGCGTAGTAGGTCCTGAACATGCAGAAACGGTTGCGGTAATGCGCGACCGTCAGCTCCATATCTTTCTCCGGGCCGGGACGACCGCCGCGCGAGGTTTGGTGCAGATATCCAGCGCCGCCAGCGCGTACACCTTCGTGCAGTTTACCATGTTCTCGATGCCCACGCCGCGGCGCAGGCCGCTCGGGGTGTCCCACTCCGCCGGCGCCTTGGTTTCCGTCGGATCGACCAGGTGCGTGCCGAAGCCCGGGCCGTAGGTGATGCTCGGAACCCCGTACGCGGCGATGCGCGAGCCGTCGCTCGTGATACCGTAGCGGACCGGCTTCGAATAGGGAACCGGCGTTCCGAAGACTCTCTTGTGCGCCCGCTCCATCGCCTTGACGACGTATTCGCTCTTCGGAATCTCGTAACCGTCGGTCGAAAGATAGAGATCGACCCGGACGTCGAGAATGTCGCCGTCGCGCCTGCGCACTTTTTCACACACCTGCTCGAGCTCCCTCCGGATCTCCATCGGCGGGGTTCCCGGCAGGGTCTTGACGATGACGAAGAGATCCGTAGTTGGCCGCGTTCCCGGCTTGAACGGATTGCCCCCCTCGATTGCGCCGATCTGCACGGTGGGCAGCATGAACTTGTGCGTGTACTTGCGCTGGTACTCCTTTTCCCAATCCTGGATCGCCTGCGCCACCCGCGCGGCGGCGAGCACGAACCGGGTGGCCTTGCCGTCGACGCTCACCCGGGCCCACACGAGCCCGGCGTTGCCGATTTGCAGGTGCAGCCCCGTCGGCTCCCCGATGATGCACATATCCGCAGTGACGCCGTGATCCATCATATAACGAGCGCCGATTCCCGCTCCCCGATAGCTCTTTCCCTGGAACCTCCCGATCGGGGCCTTCTCGATCTCGCCGACGACACCGGAAATGATCACGTCGCCCTTAAGCCGAACCCCCGCGCGCTGGATCGCGGCCACCGCCTCGAGATAGCACGGGAAGGCCGCTTTCATGTTGACCAGCCCCCGGCCGTAGACCCGGTCGTCCTCCACCTTGGTCTCCTGCGGGCTGTCGAAGTGATCCAGGTGCGCGCAGAACATCAGCGTGGCGCCGCCGCCGGTGCCCTTGAGCCTGCCGATCACGTTCGGCCGCCCCTCTTCGACCTCCTGATACTCGACCTCCATGCCGAGCTCCGCGAATTCCCGCCCGAGGTATTCGGCGAACTCTTTCTCCTCGCCTGTGAGGCTCACGATGTTGGCGGCGTTGCACGCAAGCTCCACCAGACGCTGCCGGTCGACCTGTTCGAGGACCTGCTCTTCCATTCCCTGCTCCTTCCGTTCGTTGCCGAGATTGCGTTCATGTTCTGTAACACACCCGCCGATGGCTGCCAACGAGCGGAGTTGACGCGCGACGATCTTTCGCTTAGTAAAATGGCTTGCGGTTTTGGGTTCCTGGCCTTCGGGTCGAACTTTTTGAACCCTGACCGGCCGCAAAGCGGCCCCGTCGGACGCCGCGCAGCGGTCGGATCGGTACTTCCGTGCGGATCGCGCTCGACATCGACGGCGTGCTCGCCGATTTCCTTTCCCCTTTTCTGCGGCTGCCGGCTTGTCGCGCCGGCGCGGCCGGGCTCTGAGGAGGGTTCCTGCCATGTACGGATGGCGCGCAAAGATCGGTCACGTCGCCCCGTCGCGCGGCGACACGCTGGTCTACGAGTTCTACCGGATGCTGCCGGAGGGCTTCATGCTGCTCAACAGCACGGGGACGATCCGGCAGCTGGTCGATGCCGACTTCGACCGCCAGCTCGAGCGCATCGAGGAGGCGACGGCGGACCTCGTCGAGAACAGGTGCGACGCGATCATCATCGGCGGATCGCCGCTCTTTACCAGGCTCGGCTACGGCAGCGACACCGCGATGGGCCAGAAGCTCACCGCGAAATTCGGCGTGCCCGTATCGCCCGGGATCACCGGCGAGGTGGAGGCCCTGCGCACCCTCGGGATCCGCAAAGTCGTGGTCGCCACGCCGCACGAGGAGACGCTCAACCTGAGAATGAAGGCGTTTCTCGAGGCTTCCGGCTTCGAGGTGCTCAAGATCGAAGGCTACGGCGTGCGCAAGAACGCCGACCTGACCGACATGCCGGTCCATGCCGCCTACCGGATCGCCAAGCGCCTCTACGAGCAGGCGCCGGCGGCCGACGGCGTTTTCGTGCCGTGCCCTCGCTGGCCCACGATCGCGGACGTCGATCTCCTGGAGCGGGAGATCGGAAAGCCCGTGGTGACGAGCTGCCAGGCCTACATCTGGCACGCGCTGCGGCTCGCGCGCGTGAAGGAAAGGATCGCCGGCTTCGGCCGGCTGATGGCGACGCTGGCCGGTTGACGGCCGCTCGCCGGCTAGCAGTTTCTGCTTGCTAGCTCCCGCTTCCCTGTCTCGAAGCGCGAGGGCTGAAGTGTCCGCTATTTTCGTCCGCCGAACACTTCCTTAAGAAGCCCGGTGACCCGCGCTGCCGGATCGGTGCGGATTTTCCTCTCCTCCTGCGCCACGACGTAAAACAGCCCGTCAATCGTCTTTTCAGTGACATAGCGGTTGATGTCGAAACTGATGCTTTCGGTGAACGGGATCTCTCTGTAGCGTGCGAGCAGATCCTCGTACCGGCGAACGACGTTCGTCTCCTTCATCGCCCGCTCGACGGTGGGACGAAACGCGGCGTAGAGCTTTTTGGAGGTCTTTGCCCTGAAGTAGTCGGTGGCGGCGGTGTCGGAACCCTGCAGGATCGAGCGGGCGTCCTCGAAGGTCATCTCGCCGATCGCCTCCCAGAAAATCTCCTTGGCGAACGGCACCGCCTTCTCTGCGGCCCGGTTCATGCTCAAAACGAATTCGTCGAGCTGCGGTCCATAGCCCACGAATCGCAGCGGCGTTTCGATCGCGCGGAGCTGAGCGGGGAGGAGGATCTTGATCGCTTGGTTGGCGAAGAAACCGTCGGTCCGGCCCGTCTGCAGCACCGCGTTTTCGGTGCCGATTTTGAGCGCCTCGCGCAGCCCCGCGCCGATTCTCGCTTCCCCGCGAGCCGTCGGCGGAGCGTCGAGACCCTTGAAGATTTCTCCCAGCTGCGCGGCCGTGTTCCCCGAAGGCGCGAGCAGCGCCGCAACGAGCGCAAGGCCCGCCGCCAGCGTACTTGGCGGCCGGAAGCCCGCGGGATCGCAGCTCAAGGAGACCTCGGTCGTTCCGGAGCGAGGCCGTCAACGGCGGCGGCGAACAACACGTCGGTCAGGAGATTGAAAACCTCCTGCTTCGCCTCCCCGGGCGCAAGCTGGTAGGCCGTTCGCAGCGGATGAAGCGCTTCCCGCCACTGACGCAGGCTCAGGTGCGACCGCCCGAGGTACAGATAGGCCTGGGCGAAGTTGGGATCGTCATGAATGGCTTGCTCGAAATAAGGGATGGCTTCGCGGAACTGCCCCCGGTTGAACAGAGCCACTCCCTGCTGGAAGCTCGCTTGCGCGGGGTGGAAAAGGTCGATCGCGGCACAGCCTGCGAGCCACAGGAGGAGAAACCCGGGCGCCAGAACGGCGGGCTTGGCGCGCATTTCTTCGTTTCCCCCGGGAGGTCGTCCGGGCGACGGGCCGACGCGGCTATTCGCCCTTTGCGAACGCCGCCTTCAGCATCGATTCCAGCTCGCCTCGCTCGTGCAGCTCGTGCAGGATGTCGCAGCCGCCGATGAACTTCCCGTCGATGAAAACCTGCGGGATCGTCGGCCAGTTGGAGTAGCGCTTGATTCCCTCGCGAATCCGCGGGTCGGCCAGCACGTCCTCGGTGGCGAAGGGATAGCCGTACGATCGAAGGATCTCGACCGTGTGGGCGGAGAAGCCGCACTGAGGGAAATCGGGCGATCCCTTCATGTAAAGCATCACCTTGTTTTTCTTTACCTTCTCGTCGATCTGGTTGAGGATGTCATCCGCCATCATTTCCTCCCGACGCCGCCTCAGCGGCCGAGCTTCTCCCACTGGGACGGCGTAAAAAGTTTGAGCGTCAGCGCGTGGATACGCTGATCTTGCATCGGGTCGCGGAGCGCCTCGTTGACCATCCGGTGCTGCTCGAGCAATCCCTTGCCCTCGAACGCCGGGGACACGATCAGGAGCTGCCAGTGGTCGCCCCCTCCGGTGAGATCCTGCAGCTCGATGGTCGACACCGGAAAGGCTTTTTCCAGCGTATTCTTGATCTCTTCGGCGGTGATCACGCCCGAATTGTACCGGGTCGCGACCGCCCTTTCAAGCGAGCGGCGCTCTCAGGACGAGCCGGGCTGAGGATCGAAGTCGCTGCGGACCTTTTTCATCATTTCTCTCAGGTCGATTCGCAGCTCGTCGAGCGTCGGCCGGCCCACGTACCAGTAGCCGCAGTACAGGTTGTGGATCGTGAGATCCGGCAGCAGCGAAAAGGTATAGGGGATCGCCGTTACCCCGCGGCTCCTGGACGTCTCGGTCATGTCGAGCGACCGAACGATCTTACGGTCGTGGTCGCTCAGAAACGGAAACTCGGCTCCCAGCCCGGCCCGGAATGCCGCGCTGACCTCGGGCGGGTCCACGCTGGCGACGGCGAGCCTGCAGTAGCTGACCGCCAGCTCCCTCTGGAACTCCACTAAACGGCGCAACTGCACCTGGCACTTCGGTCACCAGTAGCCGCGGTAGAAGCAGAGAATCAGGGGGAAATTGCCGGCCAGCTCCGACAGCCGGACGGACCGGCCGTCGTGGTCGACGAATTCCAGATCGGGAAGCTGCCCGCCGATCGAGTACTTCATGGGAACCTCCGCGCTTCTTTTCGCTGCGCTGCTTTTACCGCGGGCGACTCCGGGCCGTCAAATCCCCGTTTTCCGCCAATCGCGCGCTTCGAGCGCCTGCCCGGTCACAGCGGCAGAGGCGTCCGAGGCAAGATAGACGAAGACCCCGGCGATCTCCTCCGGCGCCGGGAGCGACAACGGATCCTCCTCGGGATAGGCCGCGGCGCGCATCGCGGTTCGTGTCGGGCCCGGATTGACCGAGTTCACACGAACGCCGTATTCGCGAACCTCCTCGGCGACCATCTGCGTCAACCCTTCCAGCGCGAACTTCGAGGCGCAGTAAGCGCCCCAGCGGGGCTTGCCGACGCGTCCGACGCCGGAGGACACGTTGATGATCGAACCGCTGCGGCGCGGAATCATGATCCTGAGGGCCTCCTGAATCAGCAGAAACGGCCCCGTAAGATTCACCCGGAGCACCTCTTCCCACGCCGCCCGCGGGTACTCCACGATCGCGACGCGCGGTCCGAGCAGGCTCGCGTTGTTGACCAGGATGTCGAGCCCGCCGAAACGCTCGCGCGCTGCGCGCATCAGCTCGTCGACGTCCTCCGCCCGGCCGACGTCGGCGCCGACGGCGATCACCGTCGCGCCTGCGCCGCGAAGCTCCGCTTCCGCCGCCCGCAGCGCCTCCACGCCCCGCGCACAGATCAGGACCGCGGCTCCGGCGCGGGCGAAGGCAAGCGCCACCGCCTTGCCGATGCCCCGGCTGGCGCCGGTGACCAGGGCCGTTTTGCCGGCGAGCGGTTTTTCGATCTCGCTTCCCATGCGAGGCATGCTATACCATAATCGCGGAGCACTCGGAATGAACGCGCATCACCGGCTGGTCCTCTACATGCTCCTCGCGCTGCTGCTCACCTGCGCCGTCAGCCCGTGGATGGCGGCGGGAGCCGACTGGTTTCTTCGCGATTCGGCCGACCGCTATCCCTTCTCGCGCATCTTCAACCGCACCTTCATGGTCTCCGGTTTCGTCCTGTTCGTCGCCGGGCGGAAATTTCTCCGCGTCGGCGGCCTCGCGGGGATTGGACTGGAACGCCGGCCCGGGGCCGCGGCCGAGATCGCGACCGGCTGGTCGCTCGCCACCGGCTCCGTGGCGGTGCTGGTTGCGGGGCTCGTTGCCTTCGGTATCTTCACCCCTTTCTTCCGCCTGGCGCCCGGCGAGTCCGTTCGCCGCGTCGCCGACGCGCTTGCCTCGGGTTTCTTCGCAGGGTCGCTCGAGGAGGTCTTCTTTCGCGGCATCCTGTTCAAGGGGCTTCTGGCGTCCGGAAAAACCGCGCGCGCCTTCGTGCTGGCCAATCTTTTCTACGCCCTGATTCATTTCGTGAAGCCCGGCGAGCGCTATTTTCTCGATCGTCCCGACCCGTGGGCGGGCTTCCGGCACCTGGCCTACACTTTTTCCCCGTTTCTCGATCCCGCGGAGCTGTTGCCGGGAGCCGTCGGGCTGTTCCTGATCGGCCTGGTCCTGAGCTACGCCTTTCTGCGGAGCGGCGCGCTCTACCTGTCGATCGGCCTCCACGCCGGGTGGGTCTTCGGTCTCAAGATCATCCGTGTCTTCGGCGACTACCGCCGTGACGATCTCGGGTGGCTCTTCGGCGAGACCGATCCCAAGCTCGTCAGCGGCGTCGCCGCCTGGATCGGCATCGCCCTCGTCGGCGCCGCGGTCCACTACCTCACCCGCCCCGGCGCAATCGATCGGCACGCTCGAGGAGGGGCTTGAGCTTTTCCGCGATCCGTCCGGCGATGAGGCGGTAGCCCTCCGCGTTCGGATGAATGCGGTCGGAGCGGAGCGCGGGATCGGAAAGGATGCCGCTCATGACGTCGGGCACATAGAGCGCCCCGAGCTTTTCCGCCACCTCTTCGAAGAGATCCGCGTACTCGTCCGCGAACAGGCCGAGGCGGATGCCCGCGACAACCACCATCGCGCCCCGCTCCTGGACCCGGGCGACGATTGCGGCGAGATTTTTCTTCGTTTCCGCGAGCGGCACCTTTCGCAGGAAATCGTTTCCCCCGAGGAGCACTACGACCACCCGCGGGTCATGCTCGAAAACGTCCTGCTCCACGCGCGCCAGGGCTTCTCCCGAGGTGTCCCCGCGCCGGCCGGTGTTCACCACCGCCATGCCCAGCAGGCGCCCCAGCTCCGACGGATAGTCCCGGCCCGCTTCGGCGCCGACGCCTTCGGTCAGGCTGTCGCCGAAGCAGACTACCGTCCGTCCCGCCGAGCGGAGGTTGCGGATCGAGCCGTACGGATCGCCGCCGCACCCGAGCAGCGCGCATGCCAGCAGCAGCGCCGCGGCCGCTATCCTACCGTTCCTTGAGGACGACGCAGTGCTCCGGGCGGGCGGCCGCATAGATCGGTTGATTCAGGGCGTAGCGCTGGGACGGCGGCGCGAGCACCCGCAACGCCACCGGGGAAGAGGGCAGCTCGATCGTGTAGTCGATGGCATCGCCGAAGTAGATCGACCGCCGGATCACCCCGGAAAAGACGTTATAGCCGCGGTCCTCCAGCTGCCGGGCTTCCGATTCCCCGGCTGCCAGCACGATGTTGTGGGGGCGCAGGCAGACGATGCCCTCGCCGCCGCTCGGCCCGCCGTTTCCCGCGACGCGGACGCGCCCGCCGTTGCCGAGAAGGAGCGTGTCGGCTCCCTCGAAGCGCCCGCTCAGGATGTTGGTCTTGCCCACGAACTCGGCAACGAAACGCGTCTTCGGCCGGTCGAAGATCTCGGTCGGGGCCCCTACCTGGATGATCCTGCCGGCGTTCAGCACGGCGATGCGGTCCGAGGTCGCCATCGCCTCGGCCTGGTCGTGGGTGACGTACACGGTCGTGATGCGCACCTCCTCGTGCAGCCGGCGGATCTCGAAGCGCATCTCCTCGCGCAGGTTCGCGTCGAGGTTGCTGAGCGGCTCGTCCATCAGCAGGATCTGCGGCTCGACGACCAGGGCTCGGGCGAGCGCCACACGCTGCTGCTGGCCGCCCGAGAGCTCCGCCGGGTAGCGGTCCTTCAAGCTCTCGAGCCGCACCAGCTTCAGGAAACGTTCCACCCTGCGGTCCATCTCCCGGCGCGAGAGCTTCTTGAACTTCAGCCCGTAAGCGACGTTCTGCGCGACGGTCATGTGCGGCCAGACCGCGTAGCTCTGGAAGATCATCGACATCGACCGGCGCTCGGGAGGCACCAGGACCGAAGGCGAAGAGACCAGCCCGCCGCCGACGCGGATCTCGCCGGCGTCCGGCTGGAGAAAGCCGGCGATCAGGCGCAGCGTCGTCGATTTGCCGCAGCCCGACGGGCCGAGCAACGACACGAACTCGCCGTCGGCGATCTCGAGGTGCAGATCCTCGACCGCGGCGGTTTCCGCGAACCTCTTCGTCAGTCCGGTCAGCGTTACAGTCGCCACGGCGTCACTCGCGGCCGCCCGCCAGATCGCGGCCCGCCGCCCAATGCACCGCCAGGATGACGGCGAAGGAGACCAGCAGGAGAAAAATACCGAGGACCGAGATCGCGCCCACGAGCCCCTCTTCCTTGAGGTCGAAGATCACCACCGACACGACCTTGGACGCCGGCGAGAACAGGAGGATCGACGCGCTGAGCTCGCGGATCACGCCGATGAAAATGAAGCACCAGGCGGCGATCAGGCCCGAGCGCGCCAGCGGCGCGGTCACGTCCTTGAGCGACGTCAGCCGGTTCGCGCCGATGATGCGGCTGGCGTCCTCGAGCTCCGGGTGGATGCTCTTGAAGGTCGACTCCGCCTGGGAAAAGCCGATCGGCATCTCCTTGGTGAGATAGGCGACGAAGAGGATCCACACCGTGCCGTAGAGGACGATCGGCGGCCGCGTGTAGACGATGAACAGCGCGACGGCGAGCACGATCCCGGGGATGACCAGCGGCGCCAGAGCGAAGAACGACAGGAAGCGGGCGCCCCGCAGGATGTTGCGGTTGGTGATGTAGGCGACCAGCGTCGCCAGCAGCGTTCCCGCCGTGGCGGTGAGGACGCCGAGCTTGAAGGTGTTGAAGATCGCCCGCTGCGTGTCGGTGTACTGGAAAAGGACGAACTTGAAGTTGTTCAGCGTGAAGTTGTCCCAGTCGAGCGGCACCGCCCAGGCTTTCGAGAACGCCGCCTTGAGCAGGATCCAGTAGGGCAGGAAAATCGACAACGAGAGGACGCCCCCAACCAGCAAAAAGGCCGGGACGCGCGCCCATCCCAGCCGCACCAGCCGCCGCTGCCCACCCTTGCCGCCCACTGTGCTGAAGCCGCGCCGCCCGAGGATCTTCTTCTGCAGCGCGATCAGAGCCATCGTGGCCAGCAGGAGCGGCACCGAAAAGGCCGCCGCCAGGTCGAGCCGCGGCGGATACTGGAAGAACGTCCAGATCTGGGTGGTGATCGTGTGAATGCCGGCGGGCAGCCCGAGGATCGCCGGCGCGCCGAACAGCGACAGGGAGTGGAGAAAGGCGACGATGAAGCCGCCGAGCAGCGCCGGCAGCGCCAGCGGCAGAGTGATCGTGCACGCCGTCCGCACCTTGCTCGCGCCCAGGATCACCGCCGCGTCCTCGAGGTCCGAGGAGATCAGCTCGCAGACGTTGGCGATCATGGAAAAAACGTAAGGGAAGCTGTAAAGGGCCATCACGAAGATGAGCCCTTCGAGGGTGAAGATATTGAAGAGAAAGCCGTCGCTTCCCGT
The sequence above is a segment of the Candidatus Zixiibacteriota bacterium genome. Coding sequences within it:
- a CDS encoding ABC transporter substrate-binding protein, whose amino-acid sequence is MAKRACTLLLLVAMLSVPGRPAAETLAIGYTAITGIKAGLWVAEEGGILAKHGIDPRLILITSGSKMVQAMLGGDLPLAAAAGNAAVDAALAGADVVMIGALAKVPAFYIMALPEIKSIEDLRGKAVGVTRFGSSTDFTIRYVLHRHGLDPNRDVTLIQMGDLFAAAAALKTRAIVAAPFSSPANLRAQEAGARVLLNMGKAGIYFPHDAWMARRSFIQANEDLIRRFMKAYSEGVARLFSDPELSRRAIRRFARATDPKVVDAVYQYALDYVERIPYNTREGVQEVLNQIAPRNPRAKSAKPESFYDDRFVKELEASGFYKQLYR
- a CDS encoding ABC transporter substrate-binding protein, which codes for MELTVAHYRNRFCMFRTYYALAAGKVRPPGLRIEVVEVPDPPSRALEEALIRGDVHVANLYVANFLRRKLEGAPIVGLATEWKSTLKGNGVFVRRDGPIRKPQDLAGALIATHQGPHAIHRYLLRRAWGVDDATLRWEARPQEELLEALRSGRVDAVVLLDQFFFRGESAPDVRCLYTDGEAWMRLTGFEQMIKHMVAVREEWLARHPESKESVLRAFRDSFAYSERHLEEIGEAFVRRYGGDRDALLASARYPRIEFTWTDEEQQIFQAEMEMLVATGAIPRSVPIASLFAA
- a CDS encoding M20/M25/M40 family metallo-hydrolase → MEEQVLEQVDRQRLVELACNAANIVSLTGEEKEFAEYLGREFAELGMEVEYQEVEEGRPNVIGRLKGTGGGATLMFCAHLDHFDSPQETKVEDDRVYGRGLVNMKAAFPCYLEAVAAIQRAGVRLKGDVIISGVVGEIEKAPIGRFQGKSYRGAGIGARYMMDHGVTADMCIIGEPTGLHLQIGNAGLVWARVSVDGKATRFVLAAARVAQAIQDWEKEYQRKYTHKFMLPTVQIGAIEGGNPFKPGTRPTTDLFVIVKTLPGTPPMEIRRELEQVCEKVRRRDGDILDVRVDLYLSTDGYEIPKSEYVVKAMERAHKRVFGTPVPYSKPVRYGITSDGSRIAAYGVPSITYGPGFGTHLVDPTETKAPAEWDTPSGLRRGVGIENMVNCTKVYALAALDICTKPRAAVVPARRKIWS
- a CDS encoding DUF4197 domain-containing protein, translated to MSCDPAGFRPPSTLAAGLALVAALLAPSGNTAAQLGEIFKGLDAPPTARGEARIGAGLREALKIGTENAVLQTGRTDGFFANQAIKILLPAQLRAIETPLRFVGYGPQLDEFVLSMNRAAEKAVPFAKEIFWEAIGEMTFEDARSILQGSDTAATDYFRAKTSKKLYAAFRPTVERAMKETNVVRRYEDLLARYREIPFTESISFDINRYVTEKTIDGLFYVVAQEERKIRTDPAARVTGLLKEVFGGRK
- a CDS encoding tetratricopeptide repeat protein, with translation MRAKPAVLAPGFLLLWLAGCAAIDLFHPAQASFQQGVALFNRGQFREAIPYFEQAIHDDPNFAQAYLYLGRSHLSLRQWREALHPLRTAYQLAPGEAKQEVFNLLTDVLFAAAVDGLAPERPRSP
- the grxD gene encoding Grx4 family monothiol glutaredoxin encodes the protein MADDILNQIDEKVKKNKVMLYMKGSPDFPQCGFSAHTVEILRSYGYPFATEDVLADPRIREGIKRYSNWPTIPQVFIDGKFIGGCDILHELHERGELESMLKAAFAKGE
- a CDS encoding BolA family transcriptional regulator, which gives rise to MITAEEIKNTLEKAFPVSTIELQDLTGGGDHWQLLIVSPAFEGKGLLEQHRMVNEALRDPMQDQRIHALTLKLFTPSQWEKLGR
- a CDS encoding SDR family NAD(P)-dependent oxidoreductase yields the protein MGSEIEKPLAGKTALVTGASRGIGKAVALAFARAGAAVLICARGVEALRAAEAELRGAGATVIAVGADVGRAEDVDELMRAARERFGGLDILVNNASLLGPRVAIVEYPRAAWEEVLRVNLTGPFLLIQEALRIMIPRRSGSIINVSSGVGRVGKPRWGAYCASKFALEGLTQMVAEEVREYGVRVNSVNPGPTRTAMRAAAYPEEDPLSLPAPEEIAGVFVYLASDASAAVTGQALEARDWRKTGI
- a CDS encoding CPBP family intramembrane glutamic endopeptidase: MNAHHRLVLYMLLALLLTCAVSPWMAAGADWFLRDSADRYPFSRIFNRTFMVSGFVLFVAGRKFLRVGGLAGIGLERRPGAAAEIATGWSLATGSVAVLVAGLVAFGIFTPFFRLAPGESVRRVADALASGFFAGSLEEVFFRGILFKGLLASGKTARAFVLANLFYALIHFVKPGERYFLDRPDPWAGFRHLAYTFSPFLDPAELLPGAVGLFLIGLVLSYAFLRSGALYLSIGLHAGWVFGLKIIRVFGDYRRDDLGWLFGETDPKLVSGVAAWIGIALVGAAVHYLTRPGAIDRHARGGA
- a CDS encoding arylesterase; its protein translation is MRPPARSTASSSRNGRIAAAALLLACALLGCGGDPYGSIRNLRSAGRTVVCFGDSLTEGVGAEAGRDYPSELGRLLGMAVVNTGRRGDTSGEALARVEQDVFEHDPRVVVVLLGGNDFLRKVPLAETKKNLAAIVARVQERGAMVVVAGIRLGLFADEYADLFEEVAEKLGALYVPDVMSGILSDPALRSDRIHPNAEGYRLIAGRIAEKLKPLLERADRLRRGG